DNA sequence from the Streptomyces sp. NBC_01497 genome:
CCATATCTAGGGTGACGCTGCTGCTGGGAGTCGTTAGCAATGGGTGTGCGTGCACGGTGACAGCCTTCACCGTCATCGGGCCCACCGCCAGCAAGTTCGGATCATCACACTTGCGATGCGGACCGCGTCCATCACCGTTTGGAACATGGTGGAGTCGATGACGTTGCCCGGCATGAGGACCAGGGCAAGCAGCAGATCGCGGCCGTCGACGGCCAGGTGGACCTTGGTCGTCAGCAGGGCCCCCTTCGCAACCGCCACAGCACCCCGTTGACCACCTACCGCCGCAGCGGTTCGGCGACCCCTCATTGCGATGTAGCAGCCCACTCAGGAGCCGAAGGTTCCGCAGCCGTGCAAGCCTCGGCAATAGTTTGGCCGTGGAGTTGAGACACGGCCCTGGTCGCTGGCGGTCATTCGTTGCCTGCTTCGGCGTCTCGCCGGGCTGCTGGCAGCAACAGGTCCCGTTCCGGGTGCTGTTCGCCCGTCACGCGTCCCTGCACCCCTAGGTCCTCGCGAGCATTCTCGTGGAAGGCGTTGATGGCGCGGAAGGCGAGCCGGTTGTGCTCTCTCCACTCCTCCAAGGTCCCGGCCACCTTGCCGTTGGCCTGCCAGTCGACGGCTCGCACCGCGGCGTGCAGGTCGTGCGCGGCCTCGATGACGTCGTCACCACCCAGCAGCATGATCTGCTCGAAGGACCGGCCCTGGTACCGCTCGGCCTCTGCCAGGTCGGCGACCATCTCGGCCTCGGGGATGTCGCTGCGCCGCAGGCCCTCACGGTGCTCGTAGAGCCGCACGGCCAGGAAGATGCCCGTACGCACCCGGTCGACGTACTGCGAGTAGGCGTCGAGCTTCCGGTCGTCCCAACGGGTCAGCAGCTCGTACTTGACCTTGCTGCGCTCCGTCAGGTGGTTGGTCAGGTGCGTGGTGAGCGCGCCGAGCAGTACGGCCGCCACCGTCACGATCTGCTCGCCAGTTCCCAACCCATCCCCCAGAGACGCGAGTCATCTACATCTCTAGAGGATTTTAGGAGTGCAACGCGTCGGCGTGTACCAGGCATTGGGGTATTCGTCAGCTGCGGCCGCAGTTCCGGCTGAGCCGGCGTTCGTGGGAGTCGCGAGAGGTCGGCTCTCAGTCTTCCTTCGGCTGAGCGACCACGAAGACGCCCATCCCGATGACCGTCTCGACCAGGCCCTCGTCCTTCAGCACCTGGACGGCCTTGCGGAGGGTGTCCCGCGCGACGCCGTAGTCCTGTTCCAGCTCGACCAGCGAGGGAATCCGTCGACCGACCGGGATCGAGCCGTCGGAGATGCGGCGCC
Encoded proteins:
- a CDS encoding GntR family transcriptional regulator, with translation MTIDREGPTPPYRQIADILRRRISDGSIPVGRRIPSLVELEQDYGVARDTLRKAVQVLKDEGLVETVIGMGVFVVAQPKED